A single genomic interval of Schistocerca americana isolate TAMUIC-IGC-003095 chromosome 2, iqSchAmer2.1, whole genome shotgun sequence harbors:
- the LOC124595873 gene encoding uncharacterized protein LOC124595873 has translation MKAALFFVVALVAVAVVHGQPEESNNTTIQGLVQLSETNPAVRRLAAPSYAEEDEDTICVQADNKFYLYANSLKLYSCYNLLPKVYVVKPKSLCKPTLSDCPKN, from the exons CACTGGTCGCAGTTGCGGTGGTGCACGGACAACCAGAAGAGTCGAACAATACCACCATCCAGGGTCTGGTACAGTTGTCCGAAACCAACCCGGCTGTGAGAAGACTGGCGGCGCCATCGTACGCGGAAGAAGACGAGGATACCATTTGTGTCCAGGCAGACAACAAGTTCTACTTGTATGCTAATTCACTGAAGCTGTATTCTTGCTACAACCTGCTACCGAAGG TTTACGTGGTGAAACCAAAGAGTCTATGTAAACCAACCCTGTCAGACTGTCCCAAGAACTAG